The sequence CCCCCTCACTCCTCACCGGCGCGCGCGTATATAAGTACCAGATTCCCCCGTCCCTATCGCGGCCGCCTCTCCTTGGATCGGATTTAACTCTGCCTCCTTCCTACGCCACCGCCTCCTCAAGctgccatggccgccgccgcgctgAGGGAGCAGCTCAACGCGCTCCTCGCCTCCATGTTCGCCTCGGTGAGTTTGACTTGTCATCGTTCAGTTGCTGGCGGAGGATTGGGGGTTCTGGAGGCGGAGGATTTACTGaattttgctctctctctctctctcgctctaaaaaaattaaaaaaagtctGCGCCTTTGGTGCGGTTGTAGGGCTTGGTGGACGAGCAGTTCCAGCAGCTGCAGATGCTGCAGGAAGACGGGAGCACGCCGGGCTTCGTCGCCGAGGTCGTCACCCTCTTCTGCGACGACGCCAACAGGATCATCTCCGAGCTCGCCGCCCTATTGTACGCGTTGCTTCTTCCTTGtagtattgttgttgttgttgatggcGATTGCTCTCTCTTGTGTGCTACAGCTACTATGGAGCATCAATTCATTTGGCCTGCTATGGAATTTGAAATCTGTGCAGGGAGCAGCCCATCGTGGACTTCGATAAGGTGGACGCCTACGTGCATCAGCTCAAGGGGAGCAGCGCCAGGTGATCACCCATTTCTGATCTCGGCTTTGTTTTCAGGTGTACCCACGGCGTGGCAGGTGTTAGTGTGTTCGATTAACCTTTGATGTAGATTGGTTCATGTATCATTGGATCAAATATCAAAACTCTGTTCTCTACTGATCAAGCCCAGAGCCTCGTCTTCAGCAACAACTGGGAGTAGTTGTCCATTTACTTGTACTTATGATAAATGGAAAAATTACGAGCATCCTGTTTGCTGTATTCCATAGATCACGCTTATGACCACGGTATTGTCAACCATGCTTATTACCCCTATATGTGTGTCAACATTCTGCAGAGTTGAATGATGACTAGTCGTGGGTTAAAACATATGTCATGTTGTTCAATGGTGGCTTCTGAAGCAGGGCGTGATAGATTTGATGCTGTTTAAAATCCTTGTAATCGAATCAGTTTGATGAGTTTATCTGATTGgcttttg is a genomic window of Phragmites australis chromosome 17, lpPhrAust1.1, whole genome shotgun sequence containing:
- the LOC133897834 gene encoding histidine-containing phosphotransfer protein 2-like, with the translated sequence MAAAALREQLNALLASMFASGLVDEQFQQLQMLQEDGSTPGFVAEVVTLFCDDANRIISELAALLEQPIVDFDKVDAYVHQLKGSSASVGAQKVKFTCMQFRQLCQDRNRDGCIMALAVVRNEFYDVRNKFQTMLQLEQQIQAQQ